The Candidatus Polarisedimenticolia bacterium genome includes the window CGCGGTTGGCGATGTCGAGCGCGTCGTTCAGGTTGTCCTGCACGATCTCGGCCAGGACGCTCGATTCCTTCAGGAAGGCCGACTGCGCCAGGTCCCAGAGGATCATCTCGAGATTGCCGTCCTTCTGCACGCCCGCCTCGAGGCCGAGCGTGTTGTTCTCCAGCGCCGCGACGGCGCGCGAGTCGTCGTCGGTGGCCTGGTAGGACAGGAAATAGGTCTCGGCGCCGCGCGCGTTGCCCCGCCGCGAGGCGTTGGCGTGGATGCAGACGAACAGGTCGGCCCGATTGTGGTTGGCGATCGCCGTGCGGTCGTCGAGCGCCATGGTCGTGTCGGAGTCACGGGTCAGGATCACCTCGGCGTCCATCCTGGACAGGATGCGCTCCTTCAGGCGGCGGGCGATGTCGAGCGTGACGTCCTTCTCGGCAAGGCCGGTCGGTCCGACGGCGCCCCGGTCCTCCCCTCCGTGCCCGGGGTCGATGACCACGACGAAGGCGGCCCGCGGACGCGCCTCGGCGGGCGGCGCCTCCGGGGCCTCGGTCGGCGGGACGTCCCGTGCCGCGGGGGGCGCGATCGGTGCCGTGGCCGGCGCTCCGGGTCGGCCCCCTCCCGCCGGCGGATGTGGCGCTCCCGGCACGCTTCCGGGGGACGGGACCGTGACCGCGATCGACGGTCCCAGTTTCTTGCGCAGATCGACGACGATGCGGAACGGCTCCCCCATCTCGAACGTCGAGAAGTTCCCGAAGTCGTCTCCCGTGTAGAAGACCAGCTCGGACGACCGGAACCCCTCGATGAACTTCGCCTTCTCGAGGACGGCACCACCGTAGTCCTTCTTCTTGAACGGGGGCTCGACCGGCCCCTCGTTCAGCGTGATGAACACGCGGCGGGCGTCACGCCGGACTTCGTAGACAGGCTTCCGGCTGAACTCGAGGACCACGCGGACCCCGGCCTCGTTCTCGATCGTCTTGACGGTGAAGCGCAGCGGCTGGCCCTGCGCGAGACAGGGCGGCGCCCCCATCCCGGAGGCCAGGATCAGCGCGAGTACAATAGGAAGAACGGCCGCGGCGGCGCGGCCGGAACGGAAATACCTCACGCAGGCAGCGTAACATACGCATGAGGTCAACTCAAGGACGCGCGGACCGGGCCCGCGCGCGCCGCCGCGCGGCGGATGGGGGCGATCGGCATGCGCTACCTGGCGCTGGGTGACTCCTACACCATCGGCGAAGGAGTCGGGGCCGACGAGCGCTGGCCGGAGCGGCTCGCGGCCCTCCTGCGTGCGCAGGGCGTGGCCGTCGACGCCCCGGAAATCGTGGCCCGGACCGGCTGGACCACCGGCGAGCTCATGGCCGGGATCGACCGGGCGGCCCCTTCCGGTCGCTTCGATCTCGTGTCGCTTCTGATCGGCGTCAACAACCAGTATCGCGAGCTGGACATCGCAGCATACCGCGGCGATTTTCGCGCCCTCCTGGAGCGCGCGGCGGCGTTCGCCGGCGGGGAGGCGCGGCGCGTCCTCGTCCTGTCGATCCCCGACTGGAGCGTCGCCCCGTTCGCCCAGGGACGGGACCGGGTG containing:
- a CDS encoding N-acetylmuramoyl-L-alanine amidase, coding for MRYFRSGRAAAAVLPIVLALILASGMGAPPCLAQGQPLRFTVKTIENEAGVRVVLEFSRKPVYEVRRDARRVFITLNEGPVEPPFKKKDYGGAVLEKAKFIEGFRSSELVFYTGDDFGNFSTFEMGEPFRIVVDLRKKLGPSIAVTVPSPGSVPGAPHPPAGGGRPGAPATAPIAPPAARDVPPTEAPEAPPAEARPRAAFVVVIDPGHGGEDRGAVGPTGLAEKDVTLDIARRLKERILSRMDAEVILTRDSDTTMALDDRTAIANHNRADLFVCIHANASRRGNARGAETYFLSYQATDDDSRAVAALENNTLGLEAGVQKDGNLEMILWDLAQSAFLKESSVLAEIVQDNLNDALDIANRGIKQAPFRVLMGATMPAVLIEVAFITNPEEEKRLRDAAFKDRLSDAILGSIQRFHEKYVRARAR
- a CDS encoding SGNH/GDSL hydrolase family protein — translated: MGAIGMRYLALGDSYTIGEGVGADERWPERLAALLRAQGVAVDAPEIVARTGWTTGELMAGIDRAAPSGRFDLVSLLIGVNNQYRELDIAAYRGDFRALLERAAAFAGGEARRVLVLSIPDWSVAPFAQGRDRVRIATEIDRFNAINRQETEARGARYVDVTKASRAVPGPWTEPPFAPDGLHPSGGMHAEWARLALPHALAALGGEGR